Genomic window (Campylobacter concisus):
CACGCTTTTTATGCCAAAAGTCGGCGAAAATGATAGAGCCGCAAAGATGAATGAAAAGCTATTTTATGTAGTTTTTGGACTAATGCTTGGCTTTTATGATGGTTTTTTTGGTCCAGGAACAGGCTCTTTTTGGACATTTGCGATAGTGGCATTAATTGGGCTAAATTTAAAAAAGGCTGTCGCTCATACAAAACTCTTAAATTTTACTAGCAATATCGTTGCTCTTGGCATTTTTATAGCTGGTGGACAGATGCTTTGGGCTGTTGGACTTTTAATGGCAGTTGGTCAAATTTTAGGCGCATATTTTGGATCAAATCTTGTCATTAAAAAAGAGGTTAAATTTATTAGAACAATGTTTTTAGTGGTAGTTGCAGTGACTATTTGTAAATTGATTTTCGATTATTTCAGAGTTTAAAATTAAAAATGTTTTAACAATAATTTTGTTACAATCACGCAAAATTCTAAATCCAAGGTAAATTAATGAAAGATTTGTTTCTATTTTCAAATTTCCTAAATAGCTCCCACGCCTTTATCTATGCGTTTCACTTTCTGCTTGTAGCTTTGATTGTTATCATAGTTGCTTATATAGCAAGGAGTAAGATGCAGCTTGTACCAAGAGGTCTTCAAAATATAGTTGAAGCCTATTTAGAAGGCGTTATATCTATGGGAAGAGATACTTTAGGTAGTGAAAAACTAGCAAGGAAATATCTTCCACTTGTTGCAACTATCGGTTTTATCGTATTTTTTTCAAATGTTGTAGGTATTATTCCTGGATTTGAGTCACCAACATCAAGTCTAAATTTAACTCTAGTTTTGGCTTTAGTTGTATTTGTTTATTATAACTTTGAGGGCATTAGAGAAAATGGATTTTTTAAATACTTTGGACACTTTATGGGGCCGAATAAATTTCTAGCTCCTATTATGTTTCCAGTTGAAGTCATCTCGCATCTTTCACGTGTAGTTTCGCTATCATTTCGTCTTTTTGGTAATATCAAGGGAGATGATTTATTCTTGCTAGCAATGCTTACACTTGCACCTTGGTTTGCTCCACTTCCAGCTTTTGCACTTCTAACGCTTATGGCTGTTTTGCAAACATTTATCTTTATGATGCTAACTTACGTTTATTTAGCTGGTGCTGTTGCTATTAGTGAGCACGAGCATTAAAATTTAAAGCCATATTTTTATATGGCTTTTTCCTTTTTAAACTATTTAAATTTTTGAATCACCTTCTTTATTTTCCAGTCAAAACGCTCATTTTTAGATATTTTAAAAGAAAGTATCGCTAAAATACGCCTTAAAAATTTGCATAAATTTAAAGGTAAAAATATGTTTGAAGTCGTTATCGGTTTAGAAGTTCATACTCAGCTTAATACAAAAACTAAAATTTTCTGCTCTTGCTCGACTAGCTTTGGCGACGAGGCAAACACTCACGTTTGTCCGACCTGCCTAGCTCTACCTGGAGCGCTACCTGTGCTAAACAAAGAGTCCGTTAAAAAGGCGATCAGCTTTGGCACAGCGATAAACGCTAAGATAAATAAAAAATCAGTCTTTAATAGAAAAAACTACTTCTATCCAGACCTTCCAAAGGCATATCAAATTTCCCAGTTTGAGATCCCTATCGTAGAAGGTGGCGAGCTAATAATCGACGTAAATGGTACTAAAAAACGTATCGGTGTAACAAGAGCACACCTTGAAGAGGACGCTGGAAAGAACATCCATGAAGAAACCGAGAGTTTGGTTGATCTAAATAGAGCCGGCACGCCACTTCTTGAGATAGTTAGTGAGCCAGATCTTAGAAGCAGTGATGAGGCGGTGGCTTATCTTAAAAAATTGCACTCGATCCTTCGCTTTTTAAATATAAGTGATGCAAATATGCAAGAGGGCAGCTTTCGCTGCGACGCAAACGTCTCTATCCGTCCAAAAGGCGATACCAAGCTTTACACAAGGGTTGAGATAAAAAATCTAAACTCATTTAAATTTATCCAAAAAGCGATCGATTACGAGGTGGAGCGCCAAAGCGCAGCTTGGGAAGACGGCAAATACGACCAAGAAGTCTATCAAGAGACAAGGCTGTTTGATACGACAAATTTAGTGACAAGATCTATGCGTGGCAAAGAGGATAGCGCGGAGTATAGGTACTTTCCTGACCCTGACTTGCTGCCTGTTGAAGTGTCAGAGCAGATGTATAACGAAGCGATAAAAATTCCAGAGCTTGCCGAGCAAAAGGTCGCAAGATATGTTAGCGAGCTAGGCGTAAAAGAGAGTGATGCACTAAATTTAACTCAAAGCGTTGAGATGGCTAGATATTTTGAAGAGCTGATCGCCGCTGGAATTCAACCAAAGCTTGCTACTACTTGGCTCATAGTCGAGCTTCTTGGTCGCTTAAATAACGGCGTAACGATCGAGACAAGCCCAGTTAGCAGCGCTAAGATGATAAATTTACTAAAACGCATAGAAGATGGCACGATAAGCGGCAAAGCTGCAAAAGAGGTGCTAGACTATCTAATGGAAAATGACGCGGACGTTGATAGCGTCATCGAAAAGCTTGGCTTAAAACAAGTGAGCGACGACTCAGCGATCATCGCGATCATAGATCAAATTTTAGCTGCGAACGCCGACAAAGTCGAAGAGTATAAAAACGGCAAAGATAAGATATTTGGCTTCTTTGTGGGTCAGGTGATGAAAGAGGGCAAGGGTGCCTTTAATCCAGGCAAGGTCAATGAGCTTTTAAAGGCCAAAATAGGCTAAAAAAGGGCTAAAATGAGCATAGCAGTCATCGGAGCTGGCAAGTGGGGCAGTGCGCTATTTCACGCATTTAGTGAAAATAACGAGTGCGTCATCAGCTCAAGAACGCCAAGAGAGATGCCAAATTTTGTAAGCTTGGATGAAGCTTTGGAGTGCGAATACCTAGTCTGCACGATCCCAACGCAAGCTACAAATTTATGGCTAAAGCAAAACTACAAAAACAAAGGTCAAAAGATCCTAGTCGCCAGCAAGGGCATAGACACGGCAAATCTTAAATTTCTAAATGAAATTTATGAAGACTTTGTTAATAGAGAAAATTTAGCCTTTCTTTCGGGACCAACCTTTGCAAAAGAGATCATGCAAAAGCTGCCTTGCGCCTTGGTAGTAAATTCTAAAAACCAAAATTTAGCTTCAAAATTTGCCTCATTTTTCCCAAGCTACATGAAAGCCTACACCTCAGATGATGTGATCGGCGCTGAAGTATGTGGGGCGTATAAAAACGTGATCGCCATAGCTGGTGGCATCTGTGACGGCCTTGGCCTTGGCAATAACGCAAGGGCGAGCCTCATTTCACGTGGGCTTGTCGAGATGGCTAGATTTGGCAAATTTTTTGGCGCAAAAGATGAGACATTTATGGGGCTAAGCGGCGCAGGGGATTTATTCTTGACCGCTTCATCGATACTTTCACGCAACTACCGCGTAGGTCTTGGCATTGCAAGGCACGAGAGATTAGAAAAAATTTTAAATGAGCTTGGCGAGGTGGCCGAGGGTGTAGATACAGCAAAGGCAATTAGCAAGATCGCCAAAGAAAAGGGCATATATGTGCCGATCGCTAGCGAGGTTGAAAATATGCTAAATGGCAAAGATGTTTTTGAGAGCGTTAAATCACTTTTAGGAAGAAGATGAGAGCTTTTAAATTTATACTTTTTATGGCTATTTTTGCTTTGGGGCTTAATGGCGCAGAAGTGAGCCTAAGAGCCAAAGTCTCGCAAATGATAATGGTTGGCTTTAATGGGGCTAGCACAAAAGATGCTGCATTTCGCGCGATGTTAAGCGACGCTGGATATGAGAGATTTGGCGGTGTGATGCTACTTGGCAGAAACGTTACCAACAAAGCCCAGCTAAAAGCTAGCATAAAAGCAATCAAAGAAAAAAGTCCTAAAATTTTTATCGCTATTGATGAAGAGGGCGGCAATGTAAGTCGCATGAAGGATAGTAGCTTTAACGGTCCATATCCTAGCGCATACGAGGTTGCAAGTACGCTTGACATCAAAAGCGCATACGATCTCTACTCGAAAATGGCTATAAATTTAAAAGAGTGTGGCATAAATTTAAATTTCGCTCCAGTGGTCGATCTGCACGATGAAAACTCGCCGATCATCGCCGCTAAGCAAAGGGCGTTTAGCGAGTATGCAAGCAAGGTGGTGATCTATGCTGATGCTTTTATGGACGCATTTAAAGAGCAGGGTGTGATAACTACGATCAAGCACTTTCCGGGGCATGGCAGCTCAAAAGAGGACTCGCATAAAAATAAGAGTGAGATCACGCTAAGCAAAGATGCGCTACTACCATATAAAGACGCCATAAGCACAGGTAGAGCGCAGATCATCATGGTAGGGCACCTTTTTGTAAAAGGTATTGACGAGGACAATCCGGCTACACTTTCTAAAAAAATAATAACCGATCTACTGCGAAATGAACTTAAATTTAATGGCGTAGTTATCAGCGATGATATGCTGATGAAAGGCGTTGGCGACGATGCTTTGGCGCAAAAGGTAGTGAAATTTATAAACGCTGGAGGCGATATCTTACTTTTTAGTGAGTTTAAGATAAACAACCAAAGAACGGCTGATCTAGTTACTCAGATGATAATTGACGCTGTAAATGAGAAAAAGATCAGCAAAGAGCGAATAGACGCTTCATACAAGAGGATAATGGCTCTAAAAGCGAAGCTTTAAATTTGACTTTTAAAGTTATGTTAGTAAATTTGCGTTATTTTCATCTTTTTCAAGTTCAAAATATAAAATTTCAAGTTGCATATTTTTTTCATATTCAAATTTCATAGGCTCTTGTTGTATGCCGTCTATCTTTGGATAGATGAGGTATAGCTTGCCGTCACACTGATGCTTTTTTCCGTAAGCATATAGCTGATACAAGTCGGCTTGTGAGATATTATTACTTGAGCTTATGATCTTCCATTTTGTGTCAGCTATAAATTTGCTTTCTAAAAATATATCAGGCTTTAGTCTAAAGCTCCTTGGATTTTCTACGAGGTGTTTTTCTGAGTGTTGCAATATAATATCTGGAAGCTTTTTCTTTATGAAATTTCCGACATAGCTTTCAAAAAGCGTATTCATATCAAACAGCAAAGCAAAGGCCACATCGTTACCTCTATACGGGCCAAACGACTTGTTTTGTAAAAATATCTTGCTCCATAAAAGCGCTTGCTCATAGTGTTTTGTTTGGCGATTTAGTTTTAAGCGGCTAAAGTCCGCGTTTATATCGGAGCTAGATAAAATTTCATCAAAAATAAATAAATATTCCCTAATAAGCCGTTGATTTTTGCTTGATTTTGAGCGTCTGTATAAAAACTCGAGCGTACTTTTTATGAGGCGATTTTCGGCTCTATCTATGGAAAATTCCTGATAACAAACGTAAAATCTCTCTTTATGGACGATATTTTTACGTATTTGCTCCGAGATTTTAAGCTTTCCTTTTAAAAATTTTAGGTTATCTTCTAGCTCTATGTAGTCGCTTTTTATTCCTATTTTTATGAGTTTTGATACTTCGTCGAGGAACATTGATATAAAAATTTCAAAAAGCGGTAAATTTAGGCTTTTTAAATTCGCTATGTTTATATTTTTAAATGGATGATTTTTTAAAGTTTTTAACATTCTCAGTAAAATTCTTTTAGAATTTTCTACCGCTTCTTTATTGCTGCCATTGTCGTTATCATGGATTTTTGGAAGTATCTCAAGGCTATCGCCACTTTTTGTCTGGATGATACCGACGTAGTTTTGAGCTTGTAAAAAATCGCCCTTTTTGTCTCTGCCGGGCCTTAGAAACTCTACTGTGGCAAAATTTTCTCTAGTAAATGCATCTACTGCGTTAAATAGGTCTTGGTCGTCTTCCGGGCGAAATTTTTCAAACTCTATTAAGTATTTGGTCATTGCTTTGCGTTTTTTTTCATTCGTAAATTTTTATATAGCTTTGAGGATTGTTGAAAATTTCTTGGTCGCTTATCTCGTATAAGACTTTATCGTCTATATCGTCGATTTTTGATCCAAATAATTCTTTTACAACCATATTTTTCTTGACTTTAATAAACTGCAAATCCTCATCTTTTTGATTATCGCCCAGAACTAGTCTTATTTTCTCCCAATCGTCATAAAAATACTCTTGTAGCAGCGGTAAAATTTTGTTTTTAAAGACATTTGCAAGCATTTCCATGTCTGACACATTTATAAAATAAGCATGTCCTATCGTGTGATCTCTGTCGTAAAGATACTCTATGCGCTCATTTATCGTTTTTAGCATTTCTCCTACATTGATGCCTTCAATGACTGTTTCATTTAGCGTGTCGTATTCTGGCATCATCTCCACAAACTCAAACCTTCTTCTAAGAGCCGTATCCATAAGGGCTATGCTTCGATCTGCCGTATTCATCGTGCCTATTATGTATAAATTTGACGGCACTCCAAATTTCTCTTTTGAGTATGGCAGCTCGACCATTATCTCATCATCTGCGCCGAGCCTTTTTGACGGCTCTATAAGAGTTATGAGCTCACCAAAAATTTTAGATATATTTCCGCGGTTGATCTCGTCGATAAAGATGGCATATTTTGGTGTATCGTCATTAAAAAACTTTTGTCGCTCATATTTTGGCAAATCGCAAAAGTCCTTAAGTTTGCCTTTGTAATCACTAAGAAGTAAAGCATTTTCGCAGCACTGATAAAAAATTCCTTTTGATATTTCATAAGTTATATCGCCATCTTCGTTTTCACTATCAAATAGAGGCTTTATGCCCTCAACAAATTCCTCATATCCATAGCTTTGGTGAAATGTTATAAATTTTATTTGTCTACTTCGTATATATTCATCAAATTTATTTTTTAGATCATTTCTGTTTTCGCTTATATCAACTTTTCTTTCTTCTATTATCTCAATAGCCTTTACTACTGTGGTGTATGTCTTTCCAGTTCCTGGAGGGCCGTATAAGATTTGATTAAGTGGATAAGTTAATTTCTTGTCATTGTCGGTCATTTTATATCCTTCATTATCACTATTGTTTAGTATATCGTGTGTTGACTTATTTTCCTTTGCATATTGGTTCCATAATAGAGACGAATATTCATAAAAGTCCATATAACTCGGCTTATTTTTTAGTAGTTCTTTTTGAATTTGTGATATGTTTTTTGATTTTATATTATTTTTTTGAGCCAAATACTTGAAAGCTTCTTTTGAGACAATGTGTAGAAGTGTTTTGTCTGGTGCATATAAAAAGGCTATTTTCCATTTTATGGCATTGCCAAGATCAATATCATCTATACTTTCAAATTCTTTGTTTTGTGCATATTTTATAATTTGTAGAATAAGACTTTTTATTTTTTGAAATGCTTGATTTCTAGTCTCTCCATATTTTTCATACCATCCATATTCTGCATCACCAGTTTGTCCACTTTTTAGTTCCTTTTCGACATCGTTTTGTGCTCTTTTAAAAATTCCAAATTTATAAGCAGATCCACCCCATATACTTATAAGATTTTCCGTTTTACTTTCAAGCCAAAAGGTAAAAGTATCCTTGCTCTTAACGCCTGTGTATTGCTCTAAGGTCATATTTTCTACAGCTTGAAAAGGCCATCTTTGTTGAAAGTCATCCCTTAATTTCAAGCGTTCTTGCCATGAAACCATTTTTGCTCCTTGTTTATTTACTTAAATTTAGTGTCCTATTTTATCTCACAACCCATCAAATTCTTTTTTTAGTTCGCCCCTTAGCTCTTCAGCTCTATCTTCGCCGTTTTTGAAATTTGCCTTTACAAAGCCATCGATCTCGTCTAAAATTTCAATAAGTTCGCTCTCCCAATTTGCGTTTTCTTGTTTCAAAAGTGCTTCTAGCTTGTCTCTTGTCTGCTCAAGCTGATCTAGTGCTTTGTCCTTGTCGCTAGCCTCATTTAGCGCATCTTCAAAGAGTATGTCTTGTCTTAAAGCGTTTATCTTTTTTTGTATGACATTGCAAAATTTAGGGTATTTCTCAGCGTTGTTTAAATTTTGCAAAACCTCTTGCGCAGCTTTTTGATAAGCTGGCACTGCTCCTTCATCGTCAAGTTTTTTTGTGAGTTTTTGTATCTGAAAATATAAAATAAGCGCCGCAAAAAATGCAAGCAGCAAATAAATCGTAACGCTATTCATTTTTACTCCTTTTTCTAAATTTATCTACGCTAATTATCGCAAGCGCCAGCCAGATCATACAAAATGAGATGACCTTGTAGCCGTCTAAAATTTCGCCGTAAATGAAGACCGCACAAAGGATCGCTATGGTTGGCGAGATGTATTGCAAGTAGCCAATCGTTGTTAAATTTATCCTTGTAGCAGCTGCGTTAAAAGCGACAAGTGGCACGATGGTAACGATACTTGAAGCGATCATTAGTAACGAGTCTTCGTTTAGCCCAAAGTGGCTTTTGCCTAAAAATGCTATGTAAAAAACGTAGCCAAGCGCAAATGGGAACATAAAAAATGTTTCGATAAAAAGCCCATTAAATGCACTGATCTTCGCTGCCTTTCTAACCATCGCATAAAATCCAAATGAAAGTGGCAAGATGATAGAGACAAGTGGCAGGCCGCCTTTGGCATAAATTTGTACGCAGACTGCTGCGATGACGATGCAAACGGCTATGGCGCTAGCTTTGCTCAGGCGCTCTTTAAAGATGATGACGCCAAGGAGCATGCTTATCAAGGGATTTATAAAATATCCCAAACTCGTGTCTAAAATTTTGCCGCTACCCACCGCATAGACATAAATGCCCCAGTTTATGGTGATAAAAATACCACTTAAAAATAGAGCCTTTAGCGAGCGGATATCTTTAAGAAGCGCAAAAATTTCGCCCATTTTGCCATTAATGCAAAGCACTGCCGCCATCAAGAAAAATGACCAGATGATCCTGTGGGCTAAAATTTCATAAGCATCGACATCTTTGCTAAATAGGTTGAAATAAACCGCCAAAAACCCCCACATAAAAAAGGCGCTAAGCGCGAGAATAACGCCTTTTTGGCTCTCATTTAGTCTTGGTATTTTTGTCGCCTTTTATAGAATTTATACTATCTATCATCAAAAGTGTGACAGAGATGGCTAGGCAGATCATCAAAAAGTATGAGCTTTTCTCCAGTCTCTCGCCGATGGCAAATGAGACAAAAAGCATCATTATAGGCTCAAAATATGTAAGCAAACCTAGTACATTTATCGGCACGAGCGTGCTTGAGAGGATCTGGGCGATGAGGGCTATGCCGCTGATAGCACCAAGCAAGATGAGCAGATAGTAGATGTTTGGATTTTGGCTCATTACGTAGTCCATATCGGCTGTGAGCGCAAAATAAAATGAGAATAAAAACATAAAAATTATCTCGATAACAAAGCTTGAGAAATTTGCAAGGTTGTAGTACTTTCTAATGGTAAAATAGACTGGATAAAGGCAAAAAACTACAGCGCTCTCCCACGAGATGCCGCCGCTTAGTATAGCTGTGCTAAAGACGCCAAGGGCTGCAAAAAATATCGAGGCTAGCTTTGTTTTAGAGAGGTGCTCTTTAAAAAATATCCGTCCAAAAAGGACCATGACTATTGGCATGATGAGGTAGCCGATAGAGACTTTTAGCGCTGATCCGTTGCTTGGAGCCCAGAGATAGAGCCACATCTGAAATGAGACAATGAGCGAGGTAGCTAGTAAAACTAGTAAAATTTTAGGTTTTAGCTTTATTTTTAGAAGTAAAAATTTGAAATTTCGCTGCTGTTTTAACAAAAAAATGGCTGCGATGACAAAAGGCATGGCAAAGATCATGCGGTATCCAATAAGAGCTTGCGTGCTGATGGGGTTCATGAGCACTGACATGTAGTAGATGCAGTTAAACAAAACAGATGCCAAAAGCGAATAAAATATGCCTTTTATCATGAAAAAATTCTGCTCCTTTTTGGGTAAATTTAAAGTAGCGATTGTAGGCAAAATATCTTTAATAGCCCATTAATGGCTTTTATTTTTTAAGTTTGCCGTGATATAATCAGCGTCTAATTTAAGGCAAAAAAGATAGGAAAATAAATGACTTGGAACCGCGATAGCTGGAGAGAATTTAATATCTTGCAACAACCAAAATACCCAGATTTAAAAGAGCTTAAAGAGATCGAAGAAAAATTAAAATCACTTCCTCCTTTGGTCTTTGCTGGCGAGGCTAGAAGTTTAAAAGAGGAGCTTGCAAAAGTTTGCAATGGCGAGGCATTTTTGCTTCAAGGTGGCGACTGCGCTGAGAGCTTTACAAATTTTAATGCAAATAACATCAGAGATATGTTTAAGGTTTTACTTCAAATGGCGATAGTTTTAACCTTTGCTGGTGGCTATCCAGTGGTCAAAGTGGGCCGCGTGGCAGGGCAGTTTGCAAAGCCTAGAAGTAGCGATTTTGAAGAGGCAAATGGCATTAAGCTTCCAAGCTATAGAGGCGACATCATAAATGGCTTTGAATTTGACGAAAAAGCAAGAGTGCCTGATCCAAAACGTATGATAGAGGCGTATTATCAAAGCGCATCTACGATGAACTTACTTAGAGCCTTTTCAAGAGGCGGTTTGGCCGATCTTCATCAAGTGCATAAGTGGAATTTAGGCTTTGTCAAAAAGCCAGAGATCGGCGAGAAATACGCAAAACTAGCTGATGAGCTAACAAAGACGCTTTCATTTATGGCAGCTTGTGGTATCACTTCAGCAAATACGCCAGTCATAAATCAAACCGCGGTTTATACATCTCACGAGGCACTTTTACTACCTTATGAAGAGGCATTGACTAGGGTTGATAGTCTTAGCGGTGAGTGGTATGACTGCTCGGCTCATATGCTTTGGATAGGTGAAAGAACGCGTGGTATAAATGACGCTCACGTACATTTTTTAAGTGGTGTGAAAAATCCTATCGGCGTAAAGATCGGACCAAGTGCAAAGGCTGAAGATGTCGTCGCGCTTGCAAATAAGCTAAATCCAGAAAATGAAGCTGGCAGACTAAACGTGATAATTAGAATGGGTGCTGATAAGATAGGCGAAAATTTACCAAAAATTTTAAGAGAGCTAAAGCGAGAAGGGCTAAATATTGTTTATAGTATCGATCCGATGCATGGCAACACTGTAAAAACCTCAAATAACTACAAAACTAGAGAATTTGACAAGATAATAAGCGAAGTTAGAAGCTTTTTTGAAATTCACAAAGCTGAGGGTACAAGAGCTGGCGGTGTGCATCTTGAGATGACAGGACAAGACGTGACTGAGTGCACGGGTGGGGCATTGAATATCACTGAAAGTTTGCTTGAGCAAAGGTATGAAACACAATGTGACCCAAGGCTAAATGCTGATCAGGCACTTGAGCTTGCATTTTTGATGGCTGATCTGGTTAAAAAAGCTTAAAATTATAAAATTTGGAGAAAAAGATGGTAAATGTTTATGACTTAATCGTTGTTGGTGGCGGACCTTGTGGAATTGCTAGCGTAGTTGAGGCAAAAAGAAATGGCTTAAATAATGTTTTGCTTCTTGAAAAAGGCGATAATCACAGCCAAACGATCAGAAAATTTTATAAAGATAATAAACGTGTAGATAAAGAGTATAAAGGGCAAGATAGCACGATACATGGCGTAGTTTCATTTGAGGATGGTACGAAAGAGAGCACGCTTGATTATTTTGATAGGCTGCTTGATACTGAAAAGATTGAAGCTTTTTTTAACTCTGAAGTAGAGAGCGTGAAAAAAGATGGAGAAATTTTTAAAGTAACTACCTCAAAAGCCGTCTATGAAGCTAAAAATGTGATGATATCAATTGGCAAAATGGGACGACCAAATAAGCCTGATTATAAAATCCCACCTTCACTAAACGCGGTTGTAAATTTTAACCTTGATAGCTGTACAAACGGCGAAAAGGTGCTTGTCGTAGGTGGCGGAAACTCAGCAGTTGAGTATGCGATCGAGCTTTGCCAATACAATAAAACCACAATCGCTTATAGAAAAGATAATTTTAGCCGCGTAAATGAGACAAATTTAAGCGCACTTTGGGAGCTAGAAAAGCACGGCAAGATAAAAGTTAGGCTAAATCACGATATAAAAGAGATAGATAACGAATCAGGCAAAGTTAGAGTGCATTACGAAAATGGCAAAATTCGCGTTTATGATAGAGTTGTTTATGCCATAGGCGGCTCAAGTCCGGTTGATTTTTTACAAAAATGTCAGATAAAAATCGATGAAAAAGGCACTCCAATAGTTGATAGCAACTACCAAAGTAGCGTGCCAGGACTTTATGTGGGCGGTGACATCGTGCTAAAAAATGGTGGCTCAATAGTCGTTGCTCTAAATCACGCTCATCACGTCATAAAAGACAT
Coding sequences:
- the rarD gene encoding EamA family transporter RarD: MPRLNESQKGVILALSAFFMWGFLAVYFNLFSKDVDAYEILAHRIIWSFFLMAAVLCINGKMGEIFALLKDIRSLKALFLSGIFITINWGIYVYAVGSGKILDTSLGYFINPLISMLLGVIIFKERLSKASAIAVCIVIAAVCVQIYAKGGLPLVSIILPLSFGFYAMVRKAAKISAFNGLFIETFFMFPFALGYVFYIAFLGKSHFGLNEDSLLMIASSIVTIVPLVAFNAAATRINLTTIGYLQYISPTIAILCAVFIYGEILDGYKVISFCMIWLALAIISVDKFRKRSKNE
- the rarD gene encoding EamA family transporter RarD → MIKGIFYSLLASVLFNCIYYMSVLMNPISTQALIGYRMIFAMPFVIAAIFLLKQQRNFKFLLLKIKLKPKILLVLLATSLIVSFQMWLYLWAPSNGSALKVSIGYLIMPIVMVLFGRIFFKEHLSKTKLASIFFAALGVFSTAILSGGISWESAVVFCLYPVYFTIRKYYNLANFSSFVIEIIFMFLFSFYFALTADMDYVMSQNPNIYYLLILLGAISGIALIAQILSSTLVPINVLGLLTYFEPIMMLFVSFAIGERLEKSSYFLMICLAISVTLLMIDSINSIKGDKNTKTK
- a CDS encoding class II 3-deoxy-7-phosphoheptulonate synthase, producing the protein MTWNRDSWREFNILQQPKYPDLKELKEIEEKLKSLPPLVFAGEARSLKEELAKVCNGEAFLLQGGDCAESFTNFNANNIRDMFKVLLQMAIVLTFAGGYPVVKVGRVAGQFAKPRSSDFEEANGIKLPSYRGDIINGFEFDEKARVPDPKRMIEAYYQSASTMNLLRAFSRGGLADLHQVHKWNLGFVKKPEIGEKYAKLADELTKTLSFMAACGITSANTPVINQTAVYTSHEALLLPYEEALTRVDSLSGEWYDCSAHMLWIGERTRGINDAHVHFLSGVKNPIGVKIGPSAKAEDVVALANKLNPENEAGRLNVIIRMGADKIGENLPKILRELKREGLNIVYSIDPMHGNTVKTSNNYKTREFDKIISEVRSFFEIHKAEGTRAGGVHLEMTGQDVTECTGGALNITESLLEQRYETQCDPRLNADQALELAFLMADLVKKA
- a CDS encoding NAD(P)/FAD-dependent oxidoreductase gives rise to the protein MVNVYDLIVVGGGPCGIASVVEAKRNGLNNVLLLEKGDNHSQTIRKFYKDNKRVDKEYKGQDSTIHGVVSFEDGTKESTLDYFDRLLDTEKIEAFFNSEVESVKKDGEIFKVTTSKAVYEAKNVMISIGKMGRPNKPDYKIPPSLNAVVNFNLDSCTNGEKVLVVGGGNSAVEYAIELCQYNKTTIAYRKDNFSRVNETNLSALWELEKHGKIKVRLNHDIKEIDNESGKVRVHYENGKIRVYDRVVYAIGGSSPVDFLQKCQIKIDEKGTPIVDSNYQSSVPGLYVGGDIVLKNGGSIVVALNHAHHVIKDILKGKV